From Xylanibacter oryzae DSM 17970, a single genomic window includes:
- a CDS encoding TonB-dependent receptor, producing the protein MKNKYILLFLFIISSVSGNAKIIIKGCIYDENNSYLIGATVSLFTQDSIISRRAISDSRGNFIFDNIVPNKYRISISYIGYEDYNLHIENTDKDLNLGNIQMQLLGKTLKDVVITGNRTINKIDRKIILPTTLQTKSSTNGVSLLQHLQLSGINVNTMDNTIKTSNGEDVQLRINDVQATIQEVKAIQPTNIIRVEYHDMPGLRYNNVPAVIDFIVKYKTDGGSVSGDLANGVSMHGIGNYELSSNYHNKGSELKAVVDWVRRDLKWTRENYETFVMQPNIVHNDEIGEPTKIKYDYLNFSLGYNYTFSKSMFSVTFRNRFYDTPNSTTDRISKIYRDNATLDVTDFMNSKENSPSLDLYYQTEIAKNKHIYVDLVSTYINSKSDRTYSVVNQSVEDKISSVTQGDKYTLIGEGIYEWLFNNNKLSFGLKHSQMYTKNTYEGSQNSKVDMNTSETYAYGEFMSKMKDFTYTVGVGAMRTYNNQEGNKMEKYIFRPTLSMSYNFSKNLFIKYNTYISGYSPSLSDLSNVSQDIDIYQTKRGNPNLKSVTFLSNALSLNWNIKGISVEFNGRYSYDDKPIMEETTYEGGRIIRTMENQKSFHRLNTNLNIQIQPFGDWLSIQMSPYFNRFISYGNDYTHTHSNWGFDGQIQAMYKSWLFMADAKTSYHTLWGETIQRSESGHSLTLGYKLDNWCIQMMVFNPFTKTYKIVNDNLSKLAPYTQYAYSKDLRRVLMLDITFNLNYGTRHNSAGHRISNKDEDSGIMHAR; encoded by the coding sequence ATGAAAAATAAATATATTCTTTTGTTTCTTTTTATTATATCCTCTGTCTCAGGCAATGCAAAAATCATAATAAAGGGTTGTATATATGATGAGAATAATTCCTATCTAATAGGAGCAACAGTAAGCCTCTTTACTCAAGATTCGATTATATCACGAAGGGCAATTTCTGATAGCCGAGGTAATTTTATTTTTGATAATATTGTACCAAACAAATATAGAATTTCCATATCATATATCGGTTATGAAGATTACAATTTGCATATAGAAAATACAGACAAAGATCTAAATTTGGGTAACATACAAATGCAGTTGCTCGGCAAGACCCTCAAAGATGTTGTGATAACAGGCAACAGAACCATTAATAAGATAGATCGTAAAATAATATTGCCTACAACTTTGCAAACAAAATCTTCTACCAATGGTGTTTCCTTATTACAGCATTTACAGCTCTCAGGTATAAACGTCAATACAATGGATAATACGATAAAGACATCAAATGGTGAAGATGTACAATTGCGTATCAATGATGTTCAGGCTACAATTCAGGAGGTAAAGGCAATACAACCCACAAATATTATCAGAGTAGAATATCATGACATGCCCGGTCTGCGCTATAACAACGTACCTGCCGTAATAGATTTTATAGTCAAGTATAAAACTGATGGCGGTAGTGTGTCAGGAGATCTTGCTAACGGCGTGTCAATGCATGGAATAGGAAACTATGAGCTGTCATCCAATTATCATAATAAAGGATCAGAACTGAAAGCCGTGGTAGATTGGGTACGCCGCGACTTGAAATGGACAAGAGAGAATTATGAGACATTTGTGATGCAACCCAATATAGTTCATAATGACGAAATAGGAGAACCTACAAAGATCAAGTACGACTATCTTAATTTCTCATTAGGCTATAATTATACATTCAGCAAATCCATGTTTAGTGTCACATTTAGAAACCGATTCTACGATACACCTAATTCAACCACCGACCGGATAAGCAAGATCTATAGAGATAATGCCACTTTGGATGTTACAGATTTTATGAATTCTAAAGAGAATTCACCATCCCTTGATTTATATTATCAGACCGAAATTGCAAAAAACAAACATATATACGTAGACCTTGTAAGTACTTATATAAATAGTAAAAGTGATAGAACTTATTCTGTTGTAAATCAGTCTGTTGAAGATAAAATAAGTTCTGTTACGCAGGGCGATAAATATACATTAATAGGAGAGGGTATATACGAGTGGCTTTTCAATAACAATAAGTTATCTTTTGGTTTAAAGCATAGTCAGATGTATACCAAAAATACATACGAAGGGAGCCAGAATAGCAAAGTAGACATGAATACATCCGAGACTTATGCTTACGGTGAGTTTATGTCAAAGATGAAAGATTTTACTTATACAGTAGGCGTTGGTGCCATGCGTACGTACAATAATCAGGAAGGCAATAAGATGGAAAAGTACATATTCCGTCCCACCTTGAGTATGTCTTATAATTTTTCCAAGAACCTTTTCATAAAGTATAATACATACATTTCAGGTTATTCACCATCACTTTCAGATTTAAGTAATGTATCACAGGATATAGATATATATCAGACCAAACGAGGCAATCCCAACCTTAAATCAGTTACCTTTTTATCGAATGCGCTGTCATTGAATTGGAATATTAAAGGCATAAGCGTAGAGTTTAATGGCAGATACAGTTACGACGACAAACCTATAATGGAAGAGACAACATACGAAGGAGGACGTATTATAAGAACCATGGAGAATCAAAAAAGCTTTCATCGTCTTAATACCAATCTGAATATTCAGATACAGCCCTTTGGTGATTGGCTATCCATACAGATGTCACCTTATTTCAATAGATTCATAAGCTATGGAAATGACTATACGCATACCCATTCCAACTGGGGGTTTGATGGACAGATACAAGCCATGTACAAGTCATGGCTCTTCATGGCCGACGCAAAGACCAGTTACCATACACTATGGGGCGAAACCATTCAGAGAAGCGAGTCAGGCCATAGTCTTACTTTAGGATATAAGCTTGACAACTGGTGTATACAGATGATGGTATTCAATCCATTTACAAAGACATATAAAATAGTAAATGATAATTTGTCAAAGTTGGCTCCCTACACTCAGTATGCCTATTCCAAAGATCTCCGACGAGTACTAATGCTGGATATTACGTTCAACTTAAACTATGGTACTCGTCATAATTCAGCAGGTCATAGAATATCAAACAAAGATGAAGATTCGGGCATAATGCATGCCAGATAA
- a CDS encoding C69 family dipeptidase, giving the protein MKQYKKFNSKLPSECTTIIVGKDMTADGSMMLARSSDFDAMMAINFEVHEDTSFGPTEFIAKDSKFRCPLPSEALGYTALPDFQFPGEWGSAGFNTAGVGMSSTETIFSSDKALAVDPYVENALAENCLYNIILPYIHSAREGVERLGSLIEQYGSAEGFGVGFIDDKEIWYLENACGHKWLACRMPKDFYFVTGNQSRYRDYDPTDKKNFLACADLIDFAQEKGLYDPNNGEFDFHEAYSRDALLDTTYNYPRVWGLQKMFSPKIHNDVTKNTFPVFAKAQSPITLEDMRTAFCFHYNGTEHDPYLHKNGKEPYRPVAIFRTTQTHILQVRPQLPKEIGCITYVALGMADLGVFLPLYQGVKSFPHAYLIGNNHADNESAYWKFRKLMTLGMKDYNTYAPIIKEAYQRLESENDLRQKEMEAKYLKLYKDQPMKAKDMLQKFSDDILNRAIAVADGLINEIFTRLTQDVQNEYMFHGA; this is encoded by the coding sequence ATGAAACAATACAAAAAGTTTAATAGTAAACTTCCTTCAGAATGTACAACTATTATTGTAGGAAAAGATATGACAGCAGACGGGTCTATGATGTTAGCCCGTTCCAGTGATTTTGACGCCATGATGGCAATCAACTTTGAAGTACACGAGGATACCTCTTTTGGTCCTACCGAATTTATTGCCAAAGACAGCAAATTCCGTTGCCCCTTACCATCAGAAGCCCTTGGCTATACAGCCCTGCCTGATTTCCAGTTTCCGGGCGAATGGGGTAGTGCCGGATTTAATACAGCCGGCGTAGGAATGAGTTCTACAGAGACGATCTTCAGCAGCGACAAAGCCTTGGCGGTTGATCCTTACGTAGAGAATGCCCTTGCCGAGAATTGCCTCTATAATATCATCCTCCCTTACATACATTCAGCCCGCGAAGGAGTAGAACGCCTTGGCTCGCTCATCGAGCAATACGGTTCGGCCGAAGGTTTCGGCGTTGGTTTTATCGACGATAAAGAAATCTGGTATCTTGAGAATGCCTGCGGTCACAAATGGCTCGCCTGTCGTATGCCTAAAGACTTTTACTTCGTCACCGGAAATCAAAGTCGTTATCGCGATTATGATCCTACCGATAAGAAGAACTTTCTGGCTTGTGCCGACCTTATTGATTTTGCCCAGGAAAAAGGTCTTTATGACCCAAACAACGGAGAGTTTGATTTCCACGAAGCATACTCACGTGATGCCCTGTTAGACACCACCTACAATTATCCACGTGTGTGGGGCTTGCAGAAGATGTTTTCACCCAAAATACATAACGATGTAACCAAGAATACCTTCCCTGTATTTGCGAAAGCCCAGTCACCTATAACCCTAGAGGATATGCGTACAGCGTTCTGTTTCCACTATAATGGCACAGAGCATGACCCTTATCTGCACAAAAATGGTAAAGAACCATATCGCCCTGTTGCTATTTTCCGGACTACTCAGACACATATCCTGCAGGTACGCCCGCAACTGCCTAAAGAGATAGGATGCATAACCTACGTAGCTCTTGGTATGGCCGATCTTGGAGTATTCTTGCCATTATATCAAGGCGTTAAGAGTTTCCCTCATGCTTACCTTATTGGCAACAACCACGCCGACAACGAATCAGCCTATTGGAAATTCCGCAAGCTGATGACTCTGGGTATGAAGGATTACAATACTTATGCACCTATAATAAAAGAAGCCTATCAGCGTCTGGAGTCTGAAAACGATCTTAGACAGAAAGAGATGGAAGCAAAGTATCTTAAACTCTACAAAGACCAACCGATGAAAGCCAAAGACATGTTGCAGAAGTTCTCAGACGATATTCTCAACAGAGCCATAGCCGTAGCCGATGGCCTGATCAATGAGATATTCACCCGTCTTACTCAGGATGTGCAGAACGAATACATGTTCCACGGAGCCTAA
- a CDS encoding ferritin: MLSKKIEEAINAQINAEMWSAYLYLSMAAYCHLMGQTGMARWNEVQFKEEQDHAKILFNYVIQRNGKVTLSPIKAVPTEWKSLLDVFESILEHEQKITAMINKLFALSTEENDYATQSMLKWFVDEQVEEEENAQTIIDNLNMIKDNGFGIFMLDKELGARVYAQAAPLANSTL; this comes from the coding sequence ATGCTAAGTAAAAAAATTGAAGAGGCTATTAACGCCCAGATTAATGCCGAGATGTGGTCAGCATATTTGTATTTGTCAATGGCAGCATACTGTCATTTGATGGGTCAGACAGGTATGGCAAGATGGAATGAAGTTCAGTTCAAAGAAGAACAAGATCATGCCAAGATTTTATTCAACTATGTAATACAACGCAATGGTAAGGTAACCCTTTCACCTATTAAGGCTGTACCGACAGAATGGAAATCACTGTTAGATGTTTTCGAGTCAATACTTGAGCATGAACAGAAAATTACGGCAATGATTAACAAGCTTTTCGCACTTTCTACAGAAGAGAATGACTATGCCACACAGAGCATGTTAAAGTGGTTTGTAGACGAACAAGTAGAGGAAGAAGAGAACGCCCAGACAATAATCGATAATCTTAATATGATTAAAGATAACGGTTTTGGCATCTTTATGCTCGACAAAGAACTTGGAGCCAGAGTATACGCACAAGCTGCTCCGCTGGCTAATTCCACTCTATAA